From Shewanella yunxiaonensis, the proteins below share one genomic window:
- a CDS encoding LysR family transcriptional regulator: protein MNIPIKTLHCFLRLVEIGNFTRAAEQLYLTQPTLSKMIQRLEETLDQQLLIRSNQKVELTQAGQIFHASASQIMGQWHRMEQDLANLSGLKSGHLRLGVCPMMSTLTIDLLTKFRQTYPGVELHMQEYGGFGCEQALLADSLDIAFTALPVTNSEQLSSVPLQGYPLKVCLPNDHPLTAKERINWYDLAQYPFILYNEDFSLAKLFARLTKEAGVTLNIAFRSGQWDFLGAMVEEGMGIAILPEPICNKLDKSRLVFRPMEKDLFWQIGLIWRNNLPLTPAAEALLALSRHRS from the coding sequence ATGAATATTCCTATCAAGACATTGCATTGCTTTTTACGACTGGTGGAAATCGGCAATTTCACGCGGGCAGCTGAGCAGCTCTACCTCACGCAGCCGACGCTGAGCAAGATGATCCAGCGTTTAGAGGAAACTTTGGATCAGCAGTTATTGATCCGGAGTAACCAGAAAGTCGAGTTAACTCAGGCAGGGCAGATTTTTCATGCCAGTGCCAGTCAGATCATGGGACAATGGCATCGGATGGAGCAGGATCTGGCTAACCTTTCCGGTTTGAAGTCTGGTCATTTACGCTTGGGCGTGTGTCCGATGATGAGCACACTGACCATCGACCTGCTGACCAAGTTTCGCCAGACCTACCCAGGGGTTGAACTGCATATGCAGGAATACGGTGGTTTCGGTTGTGAGCAGGCGTTGCTGGCGGACTCATTGGATATTGCCTTTACGGCGTTGCCGGTCACCAATTCAGAGCAGTTGTCTTCTGTCCCCTTGCAGGGTTACCCATTAAAAGTGTGCCTGCCTAACGATCATCCATTAACGGCCAAAGAGCGGATCAATTGGTACGATTTGGCGCAATACCCGTTCATTCTGTACAACGAAGATTTTTCGCTGGCGAAGCTGTTTGCAAGGCTGACTAAGGAAGCGGGGGTCACCCTCAATATCGCATTTCGCAGTGGTCAGTGGGATTTTCTCGGGGCGATGGTGGAAGAAGGCATGGGCATAGCAATTTTGCCTGAGCCTATCTGCAATAAGCTAGATAAAAGCCGCTTGGTGTTCCGCCCCATGGAAAAGGATCTGTTCTGGCAAATTGGCCTGATTTGGCGCAATAACCTGCCGCTGACGCCAGCGGCCGAAGCTCTGCTGGCGCTGAGTCGCCACCGCAGTTAG
- a CDS encoding universal stress protein, which yields MGKLFIVEPHESTHTDVISKGLQLAKLLGKTPEIFAYCYEYFYGDRVIYEEAKQQLQEHKRQQLTERLKQLDASDVPLHVVWSKYLYEHVTEYAANEGFDLVVKGIHPSEHMLPTDWQLLRTTKVPVMLLTQNPLQHGSSVLMALDLDTENPQKQQLNQQVLHHARELATATGGELHLAYVLRVPRLIRDLEVLNVQQLIKDAYRRHQLTLEEMGLPKEQIHIICGEPDLCLYQLACRLKSDYLVMGARQRQGLMGWMLGNTAEQILQRIRSDVLVIPSAG from the coding sequence ATGGGTAAACTATTTATCGTGGAACCGCATGAGTCCACTCATACCGATGTGATTAGCAAGGGACTACAGTTGGCTAAGTTGCTGGGAAAGACTCCGGAGATTTTTGCCTACTGTTATGAGTACTTTTACGGTGATCGCGTCATTTACGAAGAAGCCAAACAGCAGTTGCAGGAGCATAAACGGCAACAGCTGACCGAGCGTCTGAAACAGCTGGATGCCAGCGACGTACCATTACATGTGGTCTGGAGTAAGTATCTGTATGAACATGTGACCGAATACGCGGCCAATGAAGGCTTTGATCTGGTGGTTAAAGGGATCCATCCCAGTGAGCATATGTTACCTACCGACTGGCAACTGTTGCGCACCACCAAAGTCCCAGTGATGTTGTTGACGCAAAATCCGTTACAACATGGCAGCAGTGTGCTGATGGCGCTAGATCTGGATACTGAGAATCCGCAAAAGCAGCAATTGAATCAGCAGGTATTACACCATGCGCGGGAGCTGGCAACGGCCACCGGCGGCGAGCTGCATCTTGCCTATGTTTTGCGGGTGCCCAGATTGATCCGCGATCTGGAAGTACTGAATGTGCAGCAGCTGATAAAAGATGCCTATCGGCGCCATCAGTTAACGTTGGAAGAGATGGGCCTACCCAAAGAGCAGATCCATATCATCTGCGGCGAACCGGATCTCTGTTTATATCAGTTAGCCTGCCGCTTGAAGAGTGATTATCTGGTGATGGGGGCGAGACAGCGTCAAGGGTTGATGGGCTGGATGCTTGGCAACACCGCTGAACAGATCCTGCAACGGATCCGCAGCGATGTCTTAGTGATCCCCAGCGCTGGCTAA
- a CDS encoding cation:proton antiporter, with protein sequence MPIDDLLIALFLILLLSRLLGEGCQRLGWPVVVGEIAAGVILGPSLLGWLHPNQVLANIAELGIILLLFSIGTETSIKRLYHAGSQVLLVAISGIVLPMLFTGVVAYFWLQLSPFAALFYGCALTATSIGVSLRVLKDAGQQQQHSSQVVLGAAVADDIAGVVLLSLLYNFANEGSIAPLQLLKLIVTLLAFLILAPPLGRLMIYLLRFASGHAQNEGYEAVVMLTFICLFAWLADAAGAPALLGGFSAGLALSRQFTWPWRRYLQNPFSFTNKLEHAMRPLTEVLAPVFFVYVGISLDLSQLQFNASNLLLLLLIVVLAFAGKLLAGLPVQGPWRDKWLVGCAMVPRGEVGLVFAQIGQQLQIIPAEVFTGLVLVIAITTLLGPLLLKALLPHGTVAKKTPQ encoded by the coding sequence GTGCCGATAGATGACCTTTTAATCGCGCTGTTTTTGATCCTACTGCTGTCCAGACTGCTCGGAGAGGGGTGTCAGCGACTCGGATGGCCGGTGGTCGTCGGCGAAATTGCCGCCGGGGTCATCCTTGGGCCATCATTACTGGGATGGCTGCATCCCAATCAGGTGCTGGCTAACATCGCCGAATTAGGCATCATCCTGCTGTTATTTAGCATCGGCACTGAAACCTCTATTAAACGGCTTTACCATGCGGGCTCACAGGTATTATTGGTGGCAATCAGTGGCATTGTACTGCCGATGCTATTCACTGGTGTGGTGGCCTATTTCTGGCTGCAGCTATCGCCGTTTGCGGCCTTGTTTTATGGCTGTGCACTGACCGCCACCAGCATCGGGGTGTCGCTGCGAGTCCTGAAAGATGCCGGACAACAGCAACAACACAGCAGTCAGGTGGTACTCGGTGCAGCCGTCGCCGACGATATTGCCGGAGTAGTCTTGCTGAGTTTGCTCTACAACTTTGCCAATGAAGGCAGTATTGCCCCGCTACAACTACTGAAACTGATCGTTACCCTACTGGCCTTTTTAATCTTGGCCCCACCTTTGGGGCGATTGATGATTTACCTGCTACGTTTTGCCAGCGGCCATGCCCAAAATGAAGGTTACGAGGCAGTGGTGATGCTGACATTTATCTGTTTGTTTGCCTGGCTGGCCGATGCCGCCGGAGCGCCCGCATTGCTCGGTGGCTTTTCGGCGGGGCTGGCATTATCCCGCCAATTTACCTGGCCGTGGCGACGCTATCTGCAAAACCCCTTTTCCTTTACCAATAAGCTGGAACATGCCATGCGACCGTTGACGGAGGTGCTGGCACCGGTGTTTTTTGTCTATGTCGGGATCAGTCTCGATCTCAGTCAATTACAGTTCAATGCCAGTAATTTGCTGTTACTGCTGCTGATTGTTGTGTTAGCGTTCGCCGGTAAACTATTAGCAGGCTTGCCAGTGCAAGGCCCCTGGCGCGACAAATGGTTAGTCGGCTGTGCAATGGTGCCGCGAGGAGAAGTTGGATTGGTGTTTGCGCAGATTGGGCAACAACTGCAAATCATTCCGGCAGAGGTGTTTACTGGCTTGGTACTGGTGATTGCCATCACCACTTTATTGGGGCCGCTGCTATTGAAAGCCCTGTTGCCCCACGGCACGGTGGCAAAAAAAACGCCGCAGTAG
- a CDS encoding S9 family peptidase produces the protein MAIPLSLGSAASFAQTLNGGTAPLTVERLYGSPDLAGSSPRELKLSPDGSRATFLVGRKDNLHFYDLWQMDVASGKVSMLLDASKLQQGELSDEEKARRERQRIFGEGIMEYAWADDGKALLIPSSGKLYYYTLADAQVRLLPTGAGFATDAKLSPKGHYVSFVAGQNLWMLTLANDKLTQLTKDGGGVIKNGMAEFVAQEEMGRMTGYWWAPDESAIAFNRVDESPVEEVTRNEIYADGIKLTQQRYPAAGTANVQIKLGVISLPQQSVKWVDLGNDTDFYLPRVKWLPDSRHLSFQWQSRNQQQLDLRVVDVHSDQAPTTLVAERNNIWINLNKDLHFLKQGGFLWTSERSGFNHIYLFAADGKVKQQLTHGNWAVDSIRHVDEQQGWVYFTGRKDSDIEKQLYKVRVDGSELTRLSQRHGMHEAVFADNKSVYLDYFDSLAQPPQVSLHDADGKRLAWVEENAVKPGHPLYQYAGLWQLPEFGTLTAEDGQTLHYRLFKPVNFDSHKKYPVLVRVYGGPHAQLVVNSWNSQDYFTQYLLQQGFAVFQLDNRGSGHRGLRFEQVIYKQLGVAEVADQQQGVEYLRTLPWVDADKIAIYGHSYGGYMALMCKFKAPDYFKVAISGAPVTDWSLYDTHYTERYLANPHDNAEGYRLSSVLPYIGSYQSGLLMYHGMADDNVLFENSTRVYKALQDDGKLFEMINYPGAKHSMRGNKVKTHLYKSLTDYLERQFKMQ, from the coding sequence ATGGCAATCCCACTTTCACTTGGCAGCGCGGCCAGCTTTGCGCAAACCCTAAACGGCGGCACTGCGCCACTCACTGTTGAACGACTCTATGGCTCGCCCGATCTGGCTGGCAGCAGCCCGCGTGAACTGAAACTTTCCCCTGATGGTTCCCGTGCCACCTTTTTGGTGGGGCGCAAGGACAATCTGCACTTTTATGACTTGTGGCAAATGGATGTCGCCAGCGGCAAAGTCAGCATGTTGCTGGATGCGTCCAAACTGCAACAGGGCGAATTGTCTGATGAAGAAAAAGCGCGCCGCGAACGGCAACGAATTTTTGGTGAGGGCATTATGGAGTACGCCTGGGCTGATGACGGTAAAGCACTGCTGATCCCTTCATCCGGTAAACTCTATTACTACACCCTGGCCGACGCTCAGGTGCGCTTGTTGCCTACGGGGGCGGGGTTTGCCACCGATGCCAAGCTGTCGCCCAAAGGACACTATGTCAGCTTTGTTGCTGGTCAGAATCTGTGGATGCTGACACTGGCGAACGATAAGCTCACACAACTCACCAAAGACGGTGGCGGCGTCATTAAAAATGGTATGGCGGAGTTTGTGGCGCAAGAAGAGATGGGGCGCATGACCGGCTATTGGTGGGCGCCGGACGAATCAGCGATTGCGTTTAACCGGGTGGATGAATCGCCGGTGGAGGAAGTTACCCGTAACGAAATTTATGCGGATGGTATCAAACTGACACAGCAACGTTATCCGGCGGCGGGTACTGCTAATGTGCAGATCAAGCTCGGCGTGATTTCGCTACCACAGCAATCTGTCAAATGGGTCGACCTCGGTAACGACACCGACTTTTATCTGCCGCGGGTGAAGTGGCTGCCGGACAGTCGTCATCTGTCGTTCCAGTGGCAGAGTCGTAATCAGCAGCAGTTGGATCTGCGCGTTGTTGATGTGCACTCTGATCAGGCCCCAACAACCCTGGTCGCCGAACGCAACAATATCTGGATCAATCTCAATAAAGATCTGCATTTCCTCAAGCAGGGTGGTTTTTTGTGGACCTCTGAGCGCAGCGGTTTTAATCATATTTATCTGTTCGCTGCGGATGGCAAGGTGAAACAACAACTGACTCACGGTAACTGGGCAGTGGATAGTATCCGCCATGTGGATGAACAACAGGGCTGGGTGTATTTCACCGGCCGCAAAGATAGCGACATTGAGAAACAGCTGTATAAAGTGCGTGTTGATGGCAGCGAGCTAACCCGACTTTCCCAACGGCATGGGATGCATGAAGCGGTATTTGCCGACAATAAATCTGTCTATCTGGATTACTTCGACTCACTGGCGCAACCACCACAGGTGAGTTTGCATGATGCCGATGGTAAGCGTCTGGCGTGGGTGGAGGAAAATGCGGTCAAACCAGGACATCCCTTATATCAATATGCGGGTCTGTGGCAGCTACCTGAATTTGGTACGTTAACCGCAGAAGATGGGCAGACGTTGCACTATCGGCTGTTTAAACCGGTTAACTTTGATAGCCATAAAAAATATCCGGTGTTGGTGCGGGTGTATGGTGGTCCGCACGCACAACTGGTGGTTAACAGCTGGAACAGTCAGGACTATTTTACCCAATATCTGTTGCAGCAAGGGTTTGCGGTATTTCAGTTGGATAACCGGGGTTCCGGTCATCGGGGGCTGCGCTTTGAACAGGTGATCTACAAACAACTTGGGGTTGCCGAAGTTGCGGATCAGCAACAGGGTGTGGAGTATCTACGGACTTTGCCATGGGTGGATGCCGACAAAATTGCTATTTATGGTCACAGCTATGGCGGTTATATGGCGCTGATGTGCAAGTTTAAAGCACCGGATTATTTTAAAGTCGCGATCAGCGGGGCACCGGTCACCGACTGGTCACTGTATGACACGCATTACACCGAACGCTATCTGGCAAATCCGCATGATAATGCCGAAGGTTATCGCTTAAGCAGTGTGCTGCCTTACATCGGTAGCTATCAGAGTGGACTGCTGATGTACCATGGCATGGCGGATGACAACGTACTGTTTGAAAACAGTACCCGCGTTTATAAGGCGTTGCAGGACGATGGCAAGTTATTTGAGATGATTAACTATCCTGGCGCCAAGCACTCGATGCGCGGCAATAAGGTGAAAACCCACCTGTATAAATCGCTGACAGACTATCTGGAACGGCAGTTTAAGATGCAATAA
- a CDS encoding class 1 fructose-bisphosphatase: MQTLAQTLANQAIPASLAQLLQTLASTSVAISNAVRRGALAGVLGSTDHENVQGETQKKLDVITNEMLKDALRADGTVRALASEEEDFPVVLGEHGDYLVCFDPLDGSSNIDINSLVGTIFSVLPAPQGDVSEQSFLQSGRHQVAAGYVLYGPATMLALTTGQGVQLYTLDPQSGEYLLTNPAVSIPKDTAEFAINMSNQQFWEAPMQTYIGDLLLGKIGPREKSFNMRWIAAMVGDVHRVLSRGGIFTYPTDNKNPQKPYKLRLMYEANPMSLLVEQAGGKSSTGYQDILDIQPAAIHQRVAVILGSANEVATCLEYHAVDYSDEPEL; encoded by the coding sequence ATGCAAACCCTGGCTCAAACCCTAGCCAATCAAGCTATTCCGGCATCGCTGGCGCAACTGCTCCAGACCCTCGCCTCGACCTCTGTCGCTATCAGTAACGCCGTACGCCGTGGCGCACTGGCGGGCGTGCTCGGCAGCACTGACCACGAAAACGTGCAGGGTGAAACCCAGAAAAAACTGGACGTGATCACCAATGAGATGCTGAAAGATGCACTGCGTGCCGATGGCACGGTGCGGGCGCTGGCATCCGAAGAGGAAGATTTTCCGGTCGTGCTCGGCGAGCACGGTGATTATCTGGTGTGTTTTGATCCACTGGATGGTTCTTCCAATATCGACATCAATTCGCTGGTAGGTACGATCTTTTCGGTATTGCCAGCACCACAAGGTGACGTGAGTGAGCAGAGTTTTCTGCAAAGTGGTCGCCATCAGGTTGCCGCCGGTTATGTGTTATATGGCCCAGCGACCATGCTGGCGCTGACCACAGGTCAAGGGGTGCAGCTGTATACTCTGGACCCACAAAGCGGTGAATACCTACTGACCAACCCTGCGGTCAGCATTCCCAAAGACACTGCCGAGTTTGCCATTAATATGTCTAACCAGCAGTTTTGGGAAGCGCCAATGCAGACGTATATTGGCGACCTGCTGCTGGGTAAAATCGGCCCGCGTGAAAAGTCTTTCAATATGCGCTGGATTGCCGCCATGGTTGGGGATGTACACCGAGTGCTGAGTCGCGGCGGGATTTTCACTTACCCCACTGACAACAAAAATCCGCAAAAGCCTTACAAACTGCGCCTGATGTACGAAGCCAACCCCATGTCATTACTGGTGGAGCAGGCTGGCGGTAAATCCAGTACCGGTTATCAGGACATTCTGGACATTCAACCAGCAGCGATTCATCAACGGGTAGCGGTCATTCTGGGTTCTGCTAACGAAGTCGCGACTTGCCTGGAATACCATGCTGTCGACTATAGCGATGAGCCAGAGCTGTAA
- the ppa gene encoding inorganic diphosphatase, with product MSLLAVPAGKSLPDDIYVVIEIPQNHDPIKYEVDKDTGALFVDRMMTAPMFYPCNYGYVNQTLSLDGDPVDVLVPTQYPLQPGSVIRCRPVGVLKMTDESGEDAKIVAVPHDKVSKEYKHIQDVNDLPTLLKAQIKQFFEHYKDLEEGKWVKVDGWEDAASARAEILSSAARYNEGK from the coding sequence ATGAGCTTACTTGCTGTGCCTGCGGGCAAATCCCTGCCAGACGATATCTATGTCGTGATCGAAATTCCTCAGAACCACGATCCCATCAAGTACGAAGTGGACAAGGATACCGGTGCCCTGTTTGTGGACCGCATGATGACTGCCCCAATGTTTTACCCATGCAACTACGGTTACGTGAACCAGACCCTGAGCCTAGACGGTGACCCAGTTGACGTACTGGTGCCAACGCAATACCCACTGCAGCCAGGTAGCGTGATCCGCTGCCGTCCAGTGGGTGTATTGAAGATGACTGACGAATCTGGCGAAGATGCCAAAATCGTGGCCGTACCACACGACAAAGTCTCTAAAGAATACAAACATATTCAGGACGTAAACGATCTGCCAACTCTGCTGAAAGCTCAGATCAAACAGTTCTTTGAACACTACAAAGATCTGGAAGAAGGCAAGTGGGTGAAAGTTGACGGTTGGGAAGATGCCGCTTCTGCCCGCGCTGAAATCCTGTCTAGCGCAGCGCGTTATAACGAAGGTAAATAA
- the ssb gene encoding single-stranded DNA-binding protein: MASRGVNKVILVGNLGQDPEVRYMPNGNAVANITVATSDTWKDQQGQQQERTEWHRVVIFGKLAEVAGEYLRKGSQVYLEGRLQTRKWKDQSGQERYTTEIVVDMQGSMQMLGGRPQNQGGAPMQGGNMGGGNFGAPQGGNQYAAPQQQPQQQYAPQQAAPAYQPQQNSGYAPNKPQSQQRPAPQPQQKPQQQPQQPQQNYTPDLDDGWDDDIPF, from the coding sequence ATGGCCAGTCGTGGTGTTAATAAGGTAATTCTGGTGGGCAATCTGGGGCAGGACCCAGAGGTGCGCTATATGCCAAACGGCAATGCTGTGGCAAATATCACCGTCGCGACCAGTGATACCTGGAAGGATCAGCAGGGACAACAGCAGGAACGCACCGAGTGGCACCGTGTGGTAATTTTCGGCAAGCTGGCTGAAGTGGCAGGTGAATATCTGCGCAAAGGTTCTCAGGTTTATCTGGAAGGCCGTTTGCAGACCCGTAAGTGGAAAGATCAGAGTGGTCAGGAGCGTTATACCACTGAGATCGTGGTCGATATGCAAGGCAGCATGCAGATGCTCGGTGGTCGCCCACAGAATCAGGGTGGCGCACCAATGCAGGGTGGCAACATGGGCGGTGGTAATTTTGGTGCACCTCAGGGTGGCAACCAGTACGCTGCACCACAACAGCAACCACAGCAGCAATATGCACCGCAGCAGGCTGCGCCAGCTTATCAGCCACAGCAAAATAGTGGTTATGCGCCTAATAAGCCGCAGTCACAGCAGCGCCCAGCGCCGCAGCCGCAGCAGAAACCACAACAGCAACCGCAGCAGCCACAACAGAACTACACTCCAGATCTGGATGATGGCTGGGATGATGATATCCCGTTCTGA
- a CDS encoding MFS transporter: MANAGLSGTEKRVAFSLAGVFGLRMLGLFMIMPVFALYGQHLQGFSPLWVGIAIGAYGLTQALLQIPMGILSDKIGRKPVILGGLVLFAIGSVVAAMSTSIYGVVAGRAIQGMGAIAAAVLALAADLTRDEQRTKVMAIIGMCIGGSFAVALLVGPVVAQHLGLSGLFALTGVLAIVGMVIMQLLVPNPVRHAPAGDTLAQTGKLLQMLKDPQLFRLDAGIFLLHLVLTAVFVALPLDLVDAGLVKEKHWMLYFPAFVGSFMLMVPMIIVGVKRQNTKQMFQIALVIMVIALCLMASLPHSLVALSIAIIGFFTGFNYLEASLPSLISKFCPMGAKGSAMGVYSTSQFLGAFCGGLFGGGAYQLLGSTGVFIVAVVLMLVWLGLTFGMKNPKILKSYTLEAAVQGREQAQQMAAKLSQLEGVAEAIVVLEEKVAYLKVNDQFDLTAARAVLGSSN; the protein is encoded by the coding sequence ATGGCCAATGCTGGACTTTCCGGAACTGAGAAAAGAGTCGCCTTCTCCCTAGCCGGCGTATTTGGATTACGCATGCTGGGCTTATTTATGATCATGCCGGTGTTCGCGTTATACGGACAACATCTGCAAGGATTTTCTCCACTATGGGTAGGTATCGCCATTGGTGCCTACGGTCTGACCCAGGCACTGTTGCAGATCCCAATGGGGATTCTGTCCGATAAAATCGGCCGCAAGCCGGTGATCCTCGGTGGCCTGGTATTATTCGCTATCGGTAGCGTGGTGGCGGCAATGTCTACCAGCATCTATGGCGTTGTCGCTGGTCGTGCGATACAAGGCATGGGCGCGATTGCCGCCGCGGTGCTGGCACTGGCTGCTGATCTGACTCGCGACGAACAGCGCACCAAAGTCATGGCAATCATCGGCATGTGTATCGGTGGTTCCTTTGCTGTGGCCTTGTTGGTGGGGCCGGTAGTGGCACAACATCTGGGACTTAGCGGTTTATTCGCGCTTACTGGTGTGCTGGCGATTGTCGGCATGGTGATCATGCAGCTATTAGTGCCCAATCCGGTGCGGCATGCGCCTGCCGGAGACACGCTGGCGCAAACCGGCAAGCTGCTGCAAATGCTTAAAGATCCGCAGTTGTTCCGTCTTGATGCTGGTATCTTCTTGTTGCACCTAGTGCTGACCGCCGTGTTTGTGGCGCTGCCACTGGATCTGGTTGATGCCGGACTGGTGAAAGAGAAACACTGGATGCTGTATTTCCCGGCATTTGTCGGTTCCTTTATGTTAATGGTGCCGATGATCATCGTTGGCGTGAAACGGCAAAATACCAAACAGATGTTCCAGATTGCCTTGGTGATCATGGTCATCGCCTTGTGCCTGATGGCTTCACTGCCGCACAGTCTGGTCGCCTTGAGCATTGCCATTATCGGATTCTTTACCGGCTTCAACTATCTGGAAGCGTCGTTACCAAGCTTGATCTCCAAGTTCTGCCCAATGGGCGCTAAAGGCTCGGCCATGGGCGTCTATTCTACCAGCCAGTTTTTAGGGGCTTTCTGTGGTGGTCTGTTCGGCGGCGGGGCTTATCAGCTGTTGGGATCTACTGGCGTATTTATCGTCGCCGTGGTGCTGATGTTGGTGTGGCTTGGCCTTACCTTTGGCATGAAAAATCCAAAAATCCTCAAGAGTTACACGTTGGAAGCCGCGGTACAGGGCCGTGAACAGGCACAACAGATGGCCGCCAAGCTGTCACAATTGGAAGGTGTAGCCGAAGCTATTGTCGTGCTTGAGGAAAAGGTTGCCTACCTCAAAGTGAACGATCAATTCGATTTAACGGCGGCGCGAGCTGTGCTAGGCTCTTCCAATTAA
- a CDS encoding NADH:flavin oxidoreductase/NADH oxidase: MTAIFTPYTLKGVTLRNRIAVPPMCQYSAVNGYTTDWHEAHYASIARGGAGLVIVEATGVSPEGRITPACTGLWEDGQIQGMARVARAIKAGGAVPGIQIGHAGRKASANRPWEGDDHIPSDQPNGWDTIAPSAIAFGGGLPKVPKAMTVADIQRVQADFVAAAQRALAAGFEWLELHFAHGYLAQSFFSRAANQRTDAYGGNFAGRSRFLLETLQAVRQVWPEHLPLTARFGVIEFDGHDEETLAESIELVRQFKHAGLDMLNVSMGFSTQNAKVPWASGFMVPIAAKVGREAELPVATSWCIDDPRTAEKAIADKQIELAMIGRAHLANPHYPMQIAQALGIEKPASVLPDQYAYWLSRYRGPGTGSAQ, translated from the coding sequence ATGACCGCAATTTTTACGCCTTATACCCTTAAAGGGGTGACACTGCGCAACCGCATTGCTGTGCCGCCTATGTGTCAGTACAGCGCTGTCAACGGTTACACCACTGACTGGCACGAAGCACATTACGCATCGATTGCCCGTGGTGGCGCTGGACTGGTCATTGTTGAAGCCACCGGCGTGTCGCCTGAAGGCCGCATTACCCCAGCCTGTACTGGTTTATGGGAAGATGGCCAGATCCAGGGCATGGCGCGTGTTGCCAGGGCCATTAAAGCCGGCGGTGCCGTGCCCGGTATTCAGATAGGTCATGCTGGCCGTAAAGCCAGCGCCAATCGTCCATGGGAAGGTGATGACCATATCCCATCTGATCAGCCCAACGGCTGGGATACCATTGCTCCGTCAGCCATCGCTTTTGGCGGCGGCTTGCCCAAGGTGCCGAAGGCGATGACTGTTGCCGATATTCAACGGGTACAAGCGGACTTTGTCGCCGCGGCCCAGCGAGCATTAGCGGCCGGTTTTGAATGGCTGGAACTGCATTTTGCCCACGGCTATCTGGCACAAAGCTTTTTCTCCCGTGCAGCCAATCAACGCACCGATGCCTACGGGGGGAATTTTGCTGGTCGTAGTCGCTTCCTGCTGGAAACTCTACAAGCGGTGCGCCAAGTCTGGCCTGAGCATCTGCCGTTGACGGCGCGTTTTGGCGTGATCGAGTTTGATGGTCATGACGAAGAAACCTTGGCGGAATCTATTGAGTTGGTGCGTCAGTTCAAACATGCGGGTTTGGATATGCTGAACGTCAGCATGGGCTTCTCAACTCAGAATGCCAAAGTCCCTTGGGCGTCGGGTTTTATGGTCCCGATTGCTGCCAAGGTCGGACGTGAAGCCGAACTGCCGGTCGCCACTAGCTGGTGTATTGATGATCCGCGCACCGCTGAAAAAGCGATCGCTGATAAGCAGATTGAACTGGCGATGATCGGGCGTGCCCATCTTGCCAATCCGCATTATCCGATGCAGATTGCCCAAGCCCTGGGGATCGAAAAACCAGCGTCAGTATTGCCGGATCAATACGCTTACTGGTTGTCACGTTACCGTGGTCCAGGCACTGGTTCGGCACAATAA